A window of Pan paniscus chromosome 10, NHGRI_mPanPan1-v2.0_pri, whole genome shotgun sequence contains these coding sequences:
- the RLIG1 gene encoding RNA ligase 1: protein MKRLGSVQRKIPCVFVTEVKEEPSSKREHQPFKVLATETISHKALDADIYSAIPTEKVDGTCCYVTTYKDQPYLWARLDRKPNKQAEKRFKNFLHSKENPKEFFWNVEEDFKPAPECWIPAKETEQINGNPVPDENGHIPGWVPVEKNNKQYCWHSSVVNYEFEIALVLKHHPDDSGLLEISAVPLSDLLEQTLELIGTNINGNPYGLGSKKHPLHLLIPHGAFQIRNLPSLKHNDLVSWFEDCKEGKIEGIVWHCSDGCLIKVHRHHLGLCWPIPDTYMNSRPVIINMNLNKCDSAFDIKCLFNHFLKIDNQKFVRLKDIIFDV from the exons ATGAAGCGCTTGGGCTCCGTGCAGCGGAAAATACCGTGTGTGTTTGTGACGGAGGTGAAAGAGGAGCCTTCCTCCAAAAGGGAGCATCAG ccATTTAAAGTTTTGGCAACTGAAACTATAAGTCACAAGGCATTAGATGCAGATATATACAGTGCAATTCCAACAGAAAAAGTGGATGGAACATGTTGTTATGTTACTACctataaag ATCAGCCATACCTTTGGGCTCGACTAGATAGAAAACCCAACAAACAAGctgaaaaaagatttaaaaattttctacattcaaaagaaaacccaaaag aatttttttggaATGTTGAGGAGGACTTCAAACCAGCTCCAGAGTGCTGGATACCAGCAAAGGAGACAGAACAAATAAATGGGAACCCAGTGCCTGATGAAAATGGACACATTCCTG GTTGGGTACCAgtggagaaaaacaacaaacagtATTGCTGGCATTCCTCTGTAGTTAATTATGAATTTGAAATTGCCCTGGTACTAAAACATCATCCTGATGATTCTGGACTTTTGGAAATTAGTGCAGTGCCACTTTCAGATCTCTTAGAACAAACACTGGAGCTCATAGGAACAAATATCAATGGAAACCCATATG GGTTAGGGAGCAAGAAACATCCATTACATCTTCTTATACCACATGGAGCATTTCAAATAAGAAATCTACCTTCATTGAAGCACAATGATCTCGTGTCCTGGTTTGAAGATTGCAAAGAGGGTAAAATTGAAGGAATAGTGTGGCATTGCAGTGATGGCTGTTTAATAAAG gtCCATCGCCATCATCTTGGCTTATGCTGGCCAATTCCAGATACTTAcatgaattcaagaccagttATTATCAACATGAACCTGAACAAATGTGACTCTGCCTTTGATATTAAGTGtttgtttaatcattttttaaaaatagataatcaGAAATTTGTTAGACTCAAAGATATAATATTTGatgtataa